In Poecilia reticulata strain Guanapo linkage group LG15, Guppy_female_1.0+MT, whole genome shotgun sequence, the sequence TATATCCGCCGAGTGCATCTGATGCACCATTTACAGCTGAGAAAGGGATCACAACATTCATTATGAACTTTTAATTTCGAAGGGCATACAGATAAAATTCATTAGATTTGACTCATATTGGCTGCAcggtggcgcagttggtagagctgttgccttgcagcaagaaggatctgggttcgattcccggtcccggtctttctgcatggagtttgcatgttctccctttgcatgtgtgggttttctctgggtactctggtttcctcccacagtccaaaaacatgactgtcaggttaattggtctctccaaattgcccctaggtatgagtgtgtgtgtgcatggttgtcctgtgtgtctctgtgttgccctgcgacagactggcgacctgtccagggtgacctcgcccggaacgttagctggagataggcaccagcaaccctcccgaacccactgagggacaatggtgtaaagaaaatggatggatagattcATATTGCTTTTCTTACACTATAGCTAGATAAGCACAGTTCTCCAGACTTATATACACCCCTGGTAAAGATGTAAgatcactgaaaataaattaatcttcaGTTTTCAACGCCAAATCTCACATGCCAGAAATTTTAGAAATGATTCCCCAATTTGATACGATTTATTTAGTAGAGAAAACTGGTCCGACTTCGAGTGGAATATTCAACTTGTTCTCTTGATTATTTCAGAATTTCTAAACATCTTTGcctttgttggtttattttaataagtttaAAGTGAATGCAGTCAAATAGAGAAGCAAAGAAGAACCCTGATGTTACATTTCTTTGCACAGAAATATATTAGTTAACTTCCCTTGTTGATAGACTGGCTTTGCAAAACTCCTGCTGAGctcaaattgaaaatgaaaaacacccAGAGAGATCAAGGTTAATCCAAAGACAGGCGGAAGCATTTTATTGCAATGAAATCCCgtcattgtcatttttttccccaacccTCTCATTCGTGTTCTTTGTTTCAGGGATGTTTCGTTCACGGCTCTCAGTTCCCTGCCGAGTAAAGGCCTGAGTCAAGTGCTATCTCTGAAAGCCACCTCTGCGTTCGCCCTGAAGAGCCTCCCGCCATTAGACGGCCTCGCCGAGCTGCTGGAGGCCGAGCTCACTTACCCGAGCCACTGCTGCGCTTTCCACACGTGGCGCAGGAAGCAAAGGTAAGCGGCCAGCGCTCCCAGCGATGTGACAAATCCATTTACATCTGCATAAGAGAACCAGGCCGTGTCTCCTGAATACAGATCAGTCGGCCGGTAATTAGCGGTCAGGTTTATTGATGATTCttacaaatgaatgttttctgctctcttttttctcctttccttcAAGGGAAAATGCCTCAAGGAACTTTACGAAGTTGTGTGATCTCAGCAACGCAGAAATGTAAGTTGCAACCCAGATCAACATCAGAAATCATCCTCTCCGCCATCTTTAAGTCTACCTGTGTGTCATTTTATCTTGCTGTACAAACAGCCGTTTTGTGAAAGCTTCAGCTTTTCCCCTCGAGTTGGTCTATCATACTGTTTACCAATAATAGCTACTGAAGTTTCAATGTAAAAAGTTTAATGGGCATCTTTACTTTTGCAAGTCACCATCTGCCCTTAAAGATGTGTGAACAGACCTCagcatttaaaaacatccatGAACAGAGAGACAGCTCTAATAAAACGCACCAGTTGCACTCTGGTTTTGATTAATGTTTGCATTAACAGAAggcatttgtatttttttttttatgttatcatTTTGTTATGAAGAACTATAAGTCAGAACACATTGTTTCATTATCTGTGGGAAGTGAACTGCTGACAATCAGcatccatttttgtttctgtaagtCAGATTAGATTAGCTACTTGATGTTCAGATGATACATTTCACCAGTGAGGCTCAAACAACCTTTAATCGTCACATTGGATTTCTTCGTTCTTCAGGGAGCCCACTGATGACGGCATGAATCTCATCTTCGACATAAGCTTCCAATACCCGGACCTTGTGCTTGGTTGTCATAGCAGCCCGTTCGTGATGTGCACGCCGATGCCGGATGCGTTCAACCCCTGTGAGGACCTGCTGGGCTTCCCCTTCCTGCGCTGCCTCACCTGGCTCATCACGGTCTTCGCCGTGGCCGGTAACCTGGCCGTCTTGGTCATCCTGCTCGTCGGCCGCCACAAGCTGACCACCTCGACATTCCTCATGTGCAACCTGGCCTTTGCCGACCTGTGCATGGGGCTCTACCTGATGCTGATCGCCTTCATGGACTTCAACTCCCGCCACGAGTACTACAACCACGCCACCAGCTGGCAGACGGGGCCCGGCTGCAGCACGGCCGGGTTCCTGACCGTGTTCGCCAGCGAGCTGTCGGTCTACACGCTGACCGTCATCAGCCTGGAGCGCTGGCACACCATCACCAACGCCATGCACGTCAACAGGAGGCTGCGGCTGCACCACGTGGCGGCCATGATGGCGGCCGGCTGGGGCTTCTCCCTGCTCGTCGCTCTGCTTCCTCTGGTGGGAGTGAGCAGCTACAGCAAGGTGAGCATCTGCCTGCCCATGGACATCGACACGACGGGCTCTCAGATTTACGTCATGGCCGTCCTCATCCTCAACGTGGTCGCGTTCCTGGTCGTCTGCTTCTGTTACGTATGCATCTATCTCAGCGTGCACAACCCGGAGCAACCCACCCGCCACGGCGACACCAAGATCGCCAAGCGCATGGCCGTGCTCATATTCACAGACTTCATGTGCATGGCGCCGATCTCCTTCTTTGCCATCTCGGCCGCGCTGCGCATGCCCCTCATAACCGTGTCCCACTCCAAAATCCTGCTGATTCTCTTTTACCCCATCAACTCCCTCTGCAACCCCTTCCTGTACACCATCTTCACTCGTGCCTTCAGGAGGGACGTGTGCCGGCTGCTGAGCCACTGCGGCTGCTGCGATGCCAACTCCGATTTCTACAGATCACAGACGGTGGCGTCGCAGCACACCTGCATCAGCAAAGTGGCCGACAGCAAACCTCACTCGCTGAGCTTCTATGCCCATCACATTAAGATGAAGGGCTGCTTACTAAGTAAGGGAGCGACATGACTGTCGGCGTGCGGGCTGGGAACTCGGAGGCAACATCTGCTCTCTGAAGATGCTGCGTTTGAGAATTAAGGTGAAGTGGTGGAGAGACTGCTGGCGTCACGCAAATATCTAATAGAATCTCATGTGGTTTATTTcgcaaacagaaaatgttcatttaaactgAGGAGGTTTGAAGGCAAGGGAAGTGCATCCTCTGTTCTGTACAGGTATTGTAAAAAGAAGCAGATAGGcagagaacaacaaaaaataagctTGTTGAAGAAATGTAAAGCATCTCTGTTTGGTTGTACTCTAAACTATTGATCAATGAGATATTTAAAGTGGATCTAAAAAGTTGACACATCCCTGTTAAAATGGTAGCTTTTTGTGAAGAACATACATTAGTTCcatgatttatttcaaaactttttccaccctaaatgtggaacattttctacaaatatttgTTTAGGTGAAACGGAGGCTCTATTCTACTTGCATAACTGTGCACACCTGTGAGTTAATACTTTGATGAAGAATCTTGATTCAATTTAAGGCTGCATGATAAtaggaaaacatgcaataatATTGGCGACGGTTGCAATAATGATGTAActtgcagaaagaccccagatAATGACTGAGCTgcttaaaagaacaaaacaaaaaaaaactaaactagcttttattgaaaaagttgcGTCTGACCAGAGTCTGCAGTTTTGGCAATGAAAAAGACTTTCCTGTTTCTTAATGACTGGATCACCAAATTCTGACATATAGATTAGATATCTATGCACAAAGGaatacagaggacaaaaatactttccataaatGAGTCTGGTTAAGACTCAAACTGTCTGAATGTAAAACGCTCAGGTGAAAACAAAGTATGGAGAGTGAAGAATTACCGtaaataacatgaaatattaaatgtcattaatttaCTAAAACTGGAGatatacagaaataaatgtatttacatgtacaattaaatgtattaaatacattttaatatttctgacaATTTTATGTACCTGTGCTAAAGCACATCatgaatttcaaacatttattttaatcatttctgcatttccaaaactaaaaatgtaatgtcatttaaaatctttatttctcaagtTATTTATTGAAAGTGGGCAGTCTTCACTCTCCATACATTTTGAGCATGGTGCTAAAAACTCAGCTCATAACACAAAGCAGGGCTCACACAgtgaaacatagtggtggcaaCATCATCCTGTAGGCCTGTGGGATTGCCATTCTTGGTCACAGTGGACCAAATTGTAAATGGTTTCAAATACCAGGCAGTTTTGACCTAAAGATTTtagtttctgctaaaaaaaaaaaaagtattttgtccAAACATACTGCAtaccaaaaattaaaaaccacTTTGCTGTAAGGAAGTTTTGTTCccaatggtccagtcaaagtccagaaccaAAACAGACATGACAGACCAGAAAGCACacactgaaaataattcaaacgTTCAAGAAGTATTTCAAGGTCTGCAAactgaagtgattttttttttacattttccccTAAAGGCTTTTTTCCAGTGGAATTGCAAATAATCTTCAAATCCACATTAAAAGTtggaaacaattttaaaaggatttctcattttgtttttcaaactccTACCATTTTCATAGGGCTGTACACACTTGAGATCCACCATGAATCTATTAATGATTTCAGAGTTATCCTTCTTAAATCAAGACTTTTACATTTGTAtataataa encodes:
- the LOC103477044 gene encoding lutropin-choriogonadotropic hormone receptor-like; protein product: MAPQAVWLLVALSAVLKLRSCWAYTCPAICRCSADTFQCSRDTQLASRTAATSALRLRLTQLPLKQVPTHAFKELINITIIEISQSDCITHIQKHAFFSLHSLAQISVQNINSLRVIERGAFTDLPRLEYLSISNTGLTHFPDLTTISTLASDIILEMADNMRIDIIPANSFQGITKEYVDMNLVRNGFKEIQSHAFNGTKLNSLILRDNRNLRHIQEDAFEGATGPSYLDVSFTALSSLPSKGLSQVLSLKATSAFALKSLPPLDGLAELLEAELTYPSHCCAFHTWRRKQRENASRNFTKLCDLSNAEMEPTDDGMNLIFDISFQYPDLVLGCHSSPFVMCTPMPDAFNPCEDLLGFPFLRCLTWLITVFAVAGNLAVLVILLVGRHKLTTSTFLMCNLAFADLCMGLYLMLIAFMDFNSRHEYYNHATSWQTGPGCSTAGFLTVFASELSVYTLTVISLERWHTITNAMHVNRRLRLHHVAAMMAAGWGFSLLVALLPLVGVSSYSKVSICLPMDIDTTGSQIYVMAVLILNVVAFLVVCFCYVCIYLSVHNPEQPTRHGDTKIAKRMAVLIFTDFMCMAPISFFAISAALRMPLITVSHSKILLILFYPINSLCNPFLYTIFTRAFRRDVCRLLSHCGCCDANSDFYRSQTVASQHTCISKVADSKPHSLSFYAHHIKMKGCLLSKGAT